A region of the Corynebacterium falsenii genome:
TTGATGCGTTGGTCCAGGGCGTATTCGTCCCATACCCATTCGGGCAGTGGGAAGCCTGAGAGTTTGTCGCGGAGCTGGTTTTCCACCACGACGTCGCGGATGTTGTAGGCGCGGAACTGCTCCCACTTTTCCGGGCTCTCGGTGGGTTGCCTACGCCGGTAGTTTTTGCCGGTGTCGGCGAACAAGCTGGCCTGCTGGGTCTCGGAGAGTCGGACGGGCTCGCAGAAGAAGTTGATCAGGCGTGTGCCGGTGTCCAGCTTCTGTGCGTCGAGGTTGAGTGTTTCGGCGACGTGTTTCAGACTGCGAGGTAGCCCTAGGGCGGAGGCCCACACCATGGAGCATCGCCACTGGGCGGGGTCGAGGTATCCGTCGATGCCGAGCCAGTGGGAGAGGCAGACGCGCTCGAACTGGGCGTTGAACGCCCATTTTTCAACGCTCGGGTCGGTGAGCGCATCGCGTATCCGTGGTGGTAGCTCTTCGCCGGAGGCGAGGTCTACGAGGTGGACGGGCCCTCCGTCTTCGGAATAGGCGAAGAGGAGTATGTCGAAGCCGTCGTCGGCTGCGTAGCGGTACACCCCGCCGGACCCGATCGGGGCGGTGGAGAATGTCTCGAGGTCGATGGCAAGAGTTTTCATTAGCGTGTTTTTCTGCGGTTGTTTGGGCATATAGGGGAATCCCCCGGCGCGTGGGTCGCACCAGGGGATTAGCTAAGAGGCGATCGCGGTTAGCCGAGCAGGTCGTCTTCGTCCAGGTCGTCGAATGAGCCGAAGTCCTGCTCTGCGGTGGTTCCGCCGCCGAGGGGTTCACCGTCGGCGAGCTTCTGGATGTTGCCCAGTCCCGCTGCGATGCCGCGGTTGCCGTTGGTGTTGAAGGCGTAGAAGTCGATGGATACGCGGCCGTAGCAGCCGGAGTACACTTCCGCGCGGTCGATGATCTTGTTGAGGTTGGCGTCCACGATCTGCGGCGGGTTGGTCTCGTTGGCGTTGGCGTTGAGGAACCAGGCGTCGGCGTAGGCCGGGTCGTCGCGTTCGATGTCGCCGTCGCGCAGTGGGGTCTTGAGTGCTGCCTTGTTGGGCTTTTTCCCGCCGAACTTTGCGATGCCTTCGTCGATGGCTGCGTCGATGGCCTTTTCGATGGCGTTGATGGTCTTGGTGTCCGACTTGGGGATGATCAGGGACACGGAGTACTTGGGCTTGGAGCCTTGGATGGAGCGGGGTTCCCAGATGTTGGCGTAGGACAGGCGTACTTTGCCGGTGACGATGTGGGTGTTCTTGGACATGGTTGATCCTCCTTGGATCTAGTTGATGGTTGGGGTTGCGGTGATGGCGAGGCGGTGGATTTCCGCTAGCTCGTCTTTTGACCACGCTTCGCTGTCTAGCTCGGAGACAACGAGGCGGAAATCGAGGTTTCCCAGATGCAGACGAGCTACATGCTCAGCTGCAGCCAGGATGGCTACATCGACTGTCATGCGGGTTTCCTTTCTTGGGTTAGGCTGCGGGGCCGAAGTCGGATTCGACGCTGGCCACGGCCATTGGCTTGCGCTTATCGGACTCCGGAACCAGCGTGGGCTTCCCGGCTGGTTTCACCACGAGGTCGCCCAGGACTTCGGAGAACTCCTTTTTGCCCATGAGCTTCTCCATGGCAGTGACACCCAGCAGCTTCTTTTCGTAGATGTCTGTGTAGCCAGCGGACTCTGCGGCCTGGGCGACTG
Encoded here:
- a CDS encoding DUF2815 family protein, with translation MSKNTHIVTGKVRLSYANIWEPRSIQGSKPKYSVSLIIPKSDTKTINAIEKAIDAAIDEGIAKFGGKKPNKAALKTPLRDGDIERDDPAYADAWFLNANANETNPPQIVDANLNKIIDRAEVYSGCYGRVSIDFYAFNTNGNRGIAAGLGNIQKLADGEPLGGGTTAEQDFGSFDDLDEDDLLG